Below is a genomic region from Miscanthus floridulus cultivar M001 chromosome 1, ASM1932011v1, whole genome shotgun sequence.
AGAACACCAGTATTTTAGAATACTTACAGCCTTCCCAAGAGCAATATTCGAGTGTACTTCACTCATCACTTCATAAGCTGTACGCTTAGGAGGCATATTCAACTGAGGCAGCTGGAGACGCTTGGTTGGATGCAAAGCATCCAATGCGGAGATAATGAATTTCAACTGTGAGTTGTAATTGAGCTGACCAGGAAGCTTGTGAATGATGGCAGCTGCAGAGTCCTTCCCAGAAATTCCATATGTCAAGGTGCATATGAATCCCCAAGCTGCAGTTGCACTCTCCGCCTTTATACCACTTAAATTTTCAGCCAAGCTTCTAGATACAGAAAGAGCTTCCTTGCTTTGGCCAATTTTCCACAATGCCAGAGCATATATCTGCAATCCATCAACACTCAACAGTCCTAGAAAATTTAGGATTACTTGTTAGTTTATATGTTATATAGCATGTGGTAAATATTGTGAAAGGATCTACTGTCAATGCTATCTGGCAAATTAGGGAACGGAACCCTTCCATTGCTTAAGTGGAATAAAAACAATATACCTTGATATCTCAGCTCTTCACACTCCCGCGCTGCATCAGTTGCAAGACCAGCCTGCAATTAGTGTGATGATTAGAATCTCAGATGTATCATCCAAAACACCATGATTTTAGCTGCTTAGTGTGTTTAACTTCATCAAACCAGATGTAAAGTAACCGTTAACACTCTTACCTTGCATAGTGCACGGGCAAGATTCACTGAAACATCAGCAAAAGCTTGTCTATTGTCTGACTTGGAATTGTACATCATGCCTAAAGCAAATCTCGCTTGCAAGTAAAATGTGATTGCAGACTGGAAATCTAATCGCACTTCAGAAATCAAGCCATTTAAATTGTGAGACTCTGGGTAATGAGGTGCTCGCTGAACAGACTGTCTTACAGCCATCAATACCTACATAATCGAACCAGTATAAAGAAATTGATTTGTTAAGCATAGGCACTAAGGTTTTAGGTAGCAGATTAAGCAATAGAAATATCTTTATGACTTAGCGAATCATCATGTATCTCTTAGTGTCAACCAGTTAAATAATCTAGAATATAAGAATGAAGGCCAACTAAAAAAATTGCCATCGAGTTGAATAGACCATTGCCACCTAAAAGGGCCTCAGCCATGAATATAAAACTGGATATATACCTGAGGTGAAAGAAGATTGCTAGAACGGGCAGCAATTGTTCCAAGACCAATCTGGAACTCTGGCAGCTAATGCAAGAACATAATAGAATGAAATCAGGGCTAGCTTGGAGAAGAAAAAACAGAAAATTGTTATACTAAAAAAATTGCACTTACAGGTAGGATCTGCACAGCCCTCAAGCAGCTTTCAAAAGATTCATTTACAGGACTGCTCCTTTAAAATcacatgaaaatagaaaaaaacagCTTGAGTAACTAATTTTTCAGAGCACAGCATAGGAACCTTTTCCATGAAATGAGAGGTGAGGGGTACCCAGATTGGTGATAATTTTCCGCCGACATTCCAGCCCATGGCAAGGCCAACGAAGGATCAATGCTTCGAGCTCGATCAAATGCTTGTTTTGCCAATTGCTTATCACCAGACTGCCTGTAAATCTGAAGGCCAAACTATTAGATACCCCCTACTAGTAGCAGATATAAATCAGCTGTTGCTTTAAGAGCAGTACCTTTCCAAGGCATGCCCAAGCTTCAGACAATGACATATCGAGATGAAGTGCCCTAATAAAAGAATGCTGCTTCAAAGCCAGATAACTTGACATTGAACCCAAAGTAACCCAAAAATCCTTATTAACTGGTTCCAACATCAAGGCACCCAGTGACATTTTCTCTGGCAGCTCCCTGTTgcacaaaaaggaaaaaaatataatACTCTTAGACAATTCACAAAACACCATCTGAAAAGTAATATGGTATTAGCCTATGCAACAAAGAAACCTACCAAACATTGGGGTTGAGTATGTTGTTGTCATCCATGGAACAAATTAGATCAAGACAAATAGCCATATCATTGTGAACATTAGCTTCCCAGGGAGTAAGATGCAAAGCACGCTGATATGAGAGTTTTGCACCATTTGCTGCTGACAAACATGTATTTCTCCACTCTTGAACAGAATCTTTGAACATCTGTGCATCCATGCCCCTTTTGGTCTTCCCATCCACCCATGGAAAGCATCTCGCAAGTGCGAGCTGACACCAAGCAGGCAAGGTATATGGTAGAATATAATATTATAACTCTTCACATTATAAGTAGATGACAAGCAGACTTAAATGATGAAAAATCAAATACCTGAACATCTCCATGCAATTTCCAGACGCATGAAAGGTTTCCAGTCAAAGAAGTACAAATTCTGGAAGCTTCTGAAGCTTCCTATGAGAAAACAATCTATATGGTGAAGCTATACAGCTATGGCCTATTCAATGATATTTAAAAAGCTACTATCAGATCAAAATACCTTCAAGAGACTAGCAGCCCAACCAAAGGCCCCAGTAGTTACACAATTCCTTGCCCATGCAAGCAATGCAGAAGCAAGGCCAAAGTATGCCGAATGATTACATGGAGCCATTTCCAAAGCAGAACGAAACTGCTCTACTCCCTGGTGTTGTGTATTTAGAGAGAAATTAAATAGTATTAACAATGAAAGAGATAAGGGCTAAATAGATTTTTGAATGGATGCACTGTCATGTGTACCAGCAGAACAATAGATAGTTAAAAAAGCAAGCAGGAAACTTCCTACCTTTCTAAAGTAACCAAGCATTAACTGGATGTTTCCACTTTCTATCAATGCAAAGACCCTGGAACTATCAAGTTCAATAGCTCGTCCATATGACTGCCGGCAAAAACTGAATTAAGCACATTGAGAAGGCTCAATACAGCACACTGCAACAGTTATTAAGTATGCTCAAAACTGAAAACTGCAAACCTTTACTGCTGCAGTGAACATGCCCAAACGGTGGTATGCCAGACCAAGTGCCTGTAGCCATAAATATGGAATGTTTCAATTCAATAACTGATAACTTGAAAACACTCACATATAAGTTACACTAAGAACCTTGGCAAGAGCAAACTGATGGTGGGGAAAAGGCACCCACCTCCCATAAATCTGCACATGTTGGGTAACCTCGTATTGCATGCTGAAGGCTTTGTATAGCCTCTGACCATTTCCTCTGATGAACCTAACCTTTCACCAACTCATGTCAATACACACTATATACAAATTTGTAATGCCTTATCACAAACAAAAGCAAATTGCACACCTAAAATATTAGCAGTAGTATCTCCTTCCAACAGAAAAACTTTTGCAATTTTTAAAGAAAATAAGCGATCAACTTCTCAAGTACAAGTTATAATAAGAGATATTGCTCCAGGCATGTAACCTTTCAAATATTTTCAAGACCAGCACAATCCAGATTTTAACTTAATAATGCTATACTAATGGTGAATGACCAACTGAGTCATGTTATCCTGCACAATCTAATTTCATCTGTCAGCTAATCTAAAAGGATAGCCACAGAATTGAGTTATTAAAAGGCAATAACATTAACAACTTAACATAAAGGTTTTGTGGGGTGGTGATATCAATGCCATAATGAATGGAAGTGAACACTGCCTCTGTATAAACTACAAGAAACATCAATGACCAATGGATGAAATTGCTATAAGATTTAAACATTGAAGGGGCTAGATTAGGTTAAATTTCAACAATTTTCATCATTCTGCATAACCTTGTTAAATCTAACTAATTACTGCAAACCAATGTTGCCCTTAACCAATATCATTGGGTTTAGGCTTGGACAGGTTTGGACCTGTAGATTCTGACCCAATGCAAAATGAAGCCGTAAGATTCATTAACATAACACATCTAGTCGGGAGCTTTGTTAATGACACATACTATTGGAATTCTTACTTCAACAGATAGTCCATTGAAGAAATTGCTATACAAGTTACCTGTAAGTAGCCAAGTCTCCGAAAAGCCCAGAACGCACGCGGTGACTTGCCAGCTGCCTCCTTGCACACAGCAAGCTCCAAACTCTCCTTCCCCTCAACATCTAGCACGTCACAGAGCGTCTCCTGCACCATACCCCAGAAATAAAGGGGGGAAACACATTAGAACCCAGCACAAGCAAACGGACGAATACATTGGGCATATGAATATACACATACCCCAGCCTCAGCGTCATCAGGGTTGAGGGTCACCGCACGCTGGTAGCACTTGGCCGCTCGTTGATTGTCTCCACCGCGTGCGTAGTGGTGGCCAAGGAATCTGAAGGGGACGCCATCGTTGGGGTTCAGCTTGGCCGCCGCGAGAAAATGCTCCGACGCTGCCGTGCGAAGCTTCCGCGCCTCTTCCCCGTCACCCTCCTGCTCTGCCTCGGCGCGGTCCCATAGGAAGACGCCCTGCACGCACACGACCAACCAGCAGGTGATTAGGCGCAACGGAGAAGCGCGGGCGCGACCACGGGCTCAATGCAGTGGACAACGAAACCTACAAGGTTGTAGTGGTGGAGTGGGCTGGAGGGTTCGGCGGCGAGGGTTTGCTCCAGTTGCCTGCGGAGGTTGGTCTCCGCCGCCTGCGAGGGGATAGAAGACCAGGTCAGTAAGAAGTGAGGCGAGGGGGGCGGGAGAGTGTGAGAGAGATATAGCGGAGTACGGTTTCGGGCATGTCGTCGGCGAGGTAGCGCGGcgggagacggcggcggcggcggccggcgaaaCGGAGCGTGGAGGAAAGGGGCCGAACCGCCGAAGCGACGGAAGGGCGATAAATTGGCTGTTGTCGAGTGTCGACTCCGCTAGCGCTAGGGGAGCCACTCCCAGTTTGGTTCCTCTTGTTATCACCGCAATGTGCTAAAAACAGTCTATAGAGATTAAATTATAATAATTGTGTCCTACATAAATTATCTACGCAAATCGTCAAAGAAGAGAGATAACGGGGCACCAGGCATCGAAAAGGAACGTGAGTAGCCAGCTCAAGAGGAACGGGTGAATTCGGCTGCTAAAACTTAATATAGGGCTTTTGCTTGATGTCATGCTAAATAAACAAAACTAATTAGCAAGATGTGTACTTAAAGTTTATCTAGTATTCTCTATTTATGCGTACCTACTAAAAGTTTTGCAATCTAaaactaaataaatttattaactAGTCTAATATAATATAAGAACGATAAAGGCGCATAATACAAGCACATACAGATAGTGAAGAGCTCAAGTAAGGAATATAAATTTTCCGGATAAGATGATGTACCCCTTGCGTCCATCATCAAACACAATCTTTAATCCATGTTAGACCTCTGCCGAAGTACGCTCCGAGTCATAGTGTTGAGTTTGCCACAAAtctctcaccaaccaagacaattGTGTAATAAGCCACTAAGGCTCGTTACCGTCACTCGACTCTTTTTTTTAGATGAGTCACTCGACTCTTTTAGTCACCTTGGCGCTATCCACGGTAGAGTTTCCACTAAGAAAGAGTCTACTCATCCCCACACACAGAGTTAACGTTCTGTATAGTGTGTCTACTTGGGTGTAATAGGAGACCTATAGGTGTAGTGTTAGTCGggttcttttccttttttctctTCTTAATATAGTGGTATAAGTTACACAAGTctctctaaaataaattaaggGGCTGAGAAAAAATCAGCTTCCTTGCTTAACAAAATCATTCTCCCTATAAAATTTTATCATAGAGAATCGCTTCAGTTATCATAGAGAATCACTTTAGTTATCATAGAGAATCACTTCTCGATCCACCTCCTAACTGACAAAGCAACCACAAACATTATTTTTGGGCTGAATCCAGAAAAAGCTGTGTCAAACAAATTTCATGATTCTCTAAAATAAACTTAGAGGCTGAGAGCTAGAAAAGTAGCTTCTTGATTCACTCGACTCATAGAATCACTCTTTATTTGGTTATGTAGTGTTGGGGTAAAGATATGTAGTGTTTAGGGGTGTAAATGCACCCCTAAAAATGTAAAAAAAAAGTGATTTTGACTAAAGCATAAATGGATCCTTATGACACAAGTTTATCCACCCACAAAGCAAATACATCCGCTCTAATTATTTTAGCTTCACCATTTCTTTTGGCAGTTAAATCTCTTTTCTCATAGAAATATTTTCGCATGCCACGGGGAATCAAGAGTAGAAGGAACTCTGCTACAAATATCCATAGACAGTCGAAATAAGGAGAAACTCTACAAAATATACCTTTAATCACAATAAGACCTTTTTGAGTCAATTGATGTTGATTTCACTCAATCCTGAAATATGTGTGCACATGGACTCGGTCATACCTGTTTCTTTTTGATAAATATAAAGAACTTCCTCGCGTTAGTTTTAAGTTGGAACTGGGCTTATCCACTTTTAGAGTTTGTATAAACATTTTCGCGGTTCACTAGTTCATGTATCACTATCCCACAGAACCAAATTGGCAAGGGTTTGTTCGGCAAGGCTCCTCCtcagctccggctccggctcctctgaaGGAGCCCTGCCGAACATTTTAttggaggagccgtttttcagtGGAAAATAGAGGAGCCGGAGCTGCTTTGGAGGAGCCATAATTTATGGCTTCTTCAAAACGGCTCtagctcctccggaggagccataCCAAAAAACCTCCTAAATAAGGCCCCATTTGGCAGGGcgtcacttcactagtgaagtcatttttttagtttcagctccacgaacagctCCACCGATGGAGTTGAAGCCGTTTTGGTAAATCATTTGGCAAAACGGCTTctctgttgaaaggtcctaatggctagtgggggtgaatagcttatttaaaaatttctataaTAAAACTTAGCAAAACGGTTAGATAAATACgaggcgaagcgaatgttgcgctagcctactaaaaatgcaagccacttatcacaattctagttactattgtCTATAGGCAtacaaggctaagtcactactctaaGTTAGTGATATCTTAAAAGACTAACTAAAGCGTCTCACTAACCATACTAGACTAACACTTGCTTGCTCtaaaaactagttacactaaagggCCAAGCTACACTAAGAAAGGTAAATACACAGGAAGGATAGAGTGTTATATCACCGTGTAGAAGAATGAGTCAATCACcaatggagccaatcaatcacaaagaatgaatgccaatgaagaccaatcaccttggaatcaaatgatgacaatgaTTTTTTGATCGAGGTTCACTTTCTTACCGGCAAGTTAGtcatcgttgtggcgattcactcattgGGAGGTTCACgtactaattggcatcacacgtcaaaccctcaatagggtgccacacaaccaacacaagatgaggatcacataagccataagcaatctactagagtatcttttgccTCTCCACCGgaaaaaggttaagaacccctcacaatcaccacgatcggagccggagacaatcaccaatctctgctcgatgatccttgctgctccaagccgtctaggtggtggcaactaccaagagtaacaagcgaatccagcagcaaaacacgaacaccaagtgcctttagatgcaaacactcaagcaatgcacttggattctctcacaatctcacaaagatgatgaattaaagatgaagatgagtgggagggctttggataagctcacaaggttgctatgttaatgcaaatggccaagagagtgagcttgagccgaccaagAGGCTTAAATAGAggctcccacgaaatagagttgttggcCCCCGACACCTCAGTGTccttggggtgaccggacgcgcggCACCCCAACGTTCGGTCGTGGACCATCGTCCATGTGTCCTCGTTTAAACCACGTTCGCCCGATGTCCAATGGTCAGTTCACTCCCATGCTCGCGTTAAAGAAGGATCGGACGCACCGATCAAGAGACCGCGTGCGCTGCAACcaacgaccggacgcaccgatcccTTCGGCTCCACGGCGTCAGGTCACgtccagagagctccccaagTGCCAAaaccatgaccggacatgtcaggTGCATGCGACCGAACGCGCCACCGCGTCAGGTCTTCACCGCGCTCACTCAGCCGCTTACATCACCGTATGTcataggtgaccggacgcaccccctgCGCGTCAGGTCACAAAGTgactcaacgtccggtcattggCTGTGAGTAGCCCGAGTGCGCCTCCTTCATTTATAATTGACCAGACTCACcgatcctacgtccggtcacactgggaGCAGCGTTCGATCACTGTTATACAGTGAaaatcacctccttcacttcaccaacttctccacccttgctcaaatgtgccaaccaccaagtgtatcatcttgtgcacatgtgttagaatattttcacaaacattttcaagggtgttagctctccattagatctaaatgcatatgcaatgagttagagcatccagtggcactttgataaccgcattttgatacgagtttcacccctcttaatagtatagctatcgatcctaaatgtgatcacactcgctaagtgtcttgatcactaaactaaaaagctcctatcaagtttcacctttgccttgagctttttgtttttctctttcttcttttccaagccaagcacttgatcatcatgatcaccacaccatcatcatgatcttcaccattgctccgccacttggaatagtgctacctatctcatgatcacttagataaactaggttagcacttagggtttcatcaatttaccaaaaatAAACTAGAgctctcaatctccccctttttggtaattgatgacaaccatttcataaagatatgaattaaaattcaattgagttcatgttgcttgtccaagcatatttaccatgtgtaaaaggatatagacaagttttatgaaccccaattggtagcattagctccccctacatatgtgctaagagtttggattgaagcttgcacatatgcatggattagagtTTTGGGGAAGTaaagtctaccaaatgatgctaaggtataagagatggacctttgaagcatgataccaatcgaagtgtgtagggtcgagatggtggattaGAGGgagatgaatagtcctttctaaaattaaatacGTCGGCTAACTgagataaatgcggaattaaaactaacaatttagccaagactacacccctctatctaagttcacaagccccttataaagatcctaattaggcaacaaaggtgtcgggctagttagagctcacttaatcaattctagtagcaaaagcacaaagctcataAGCTCACTaacaatactcaataacaaggatacacatgccaaattagagagctcaaatcacttagctacacaaactaagcaaagtgactaataaggttactcaaaccaaattagtcacgcaagggagctacttctatactacataagcaaaaaggtaactagcaaactacacaagtcaattaattacaagagcaactacacaagcacaatatatgaaatgtaaatacaagcttgtgtgtaggggatgcaaaccaacgggaagacaaggatgacatggtgattttatcccaaggttcacgtgcttgccaacacgctagtccccattgtgtcgaccgctcacttggtggtttggcgtctagttggcatcacccgccaagcccgcacgtcgggcaccgcaagaacctaccccgaaagtgagggtagctcaatgacacgctcaactagagttgctcttcacgatccCCGTAGGGTGAGCATAATCTCTCTCACAAATCCtacttcggagcaccgcacaatcttctcatgtgtttcaacggagtcacaagccaccaatcctactaaaaccaaacaaggtcctttcaatctccctctttttggtaattgatgacaactctacaaagatatggaaattaagctcaaatgcattcatgttgcttgtccaagcaatttaccatgtgtaaatgattttagacaagtaccataaacccgaattagtagtattagctccccctacatatgtgctagaatatttggtttgaagctcgcacatatgcatagataggaattgtgggagagtaattactaccaaatgatgctaaggtgtaaagaataaacctttgaagtgtgataccaatcggagttgcacttttaacaccatccttagcaccatggttagctagacatCACTTGAAAACAAAACACTAgaaaaccccatgagatcaatattataagcaaggttctagtattacttgaaagcataccaagtgtctagctattatcctatgcatgctagttttcattttatcaatcaagttctataactagcatacatcacccAAGCTTGCAtattaaatttaaaaacttatgcaatgcaagcaagcacatgaatatgcacatatcaaatgcaaaacaaccaagttcatgagcttgctccccctacttgtgtgcttttcttgtccaagaatttttgaTCCTCTCACATTACtcattgctccctctttgtccatgtccatgtccaaatcCAACTTCCCATAATatctttgtactaatctctccccctttgttatcaattttcataaaaggtatGCATCTCTTGATACAAAGGGTTGCAATAGggatagatggttgacacttgaatcttgcattttttatggacaccacctcatatgttggaatgacaccatttgtatagctcttgagataccacacataggatctttgaccttgataccaattagtgggacacctccccctaggtcatagcatgggtcatctacTTGGTAATCTTGAGCTCTTgtatgagggatgcattcttcacttgatgatcacttaaagttgaggatcacttatggaaccacAATCTTGCAtaattgataccatgtgtagaaatgtgataccacgtgtatgattgatttgtcaatagaaaccatttcttgaacatttgctatcttcatgagtaccactttgtcggatatcacttatgagttgaTCTAGATATCACTTGTGTATTCCACTTGATAGGTCAATTGAGTCTAGACACCACTTGAAACAACcaaactagatatctatttgcattattgtcttgttcTTGTACTCTTGTCATCATCGTGAGCTTCTAATATTTGACTTGAATtaaaatgatttgcctaagcttccaagtctggtttgaaccaatgataagcttcttcacacctctttcaagggttatcttaccGATGCTGTGcttatcacttgttagcaatccaaattaaatcaagtacttgggttcactagctcatgaacaaactcatatactatcactagatcaattaagcatacaagcaatagtggtaggctatgaattttaaattttcatttgtcatgcatgatccaataagcatgtactatatgcactaaccacatactagtaagggatgaaaatgatcatgcacattacaatgatacctttgctatcttggagtagaggatagtcacatagattccaattcattactccaatatcaatgtgaagtccaatttatagcttggtgaagaccaatcatcataaaTAGAGTCCATTCTTTACCCATATGATTtaagaaccactaatgatcaagtgcactttctttttgtggttgtcttgcttcttcatttcatctttgcttgcatgagagcatcaatgtgagaatactacttaaaatatcatgactagctctcttttgggtgttgcttgcttttcttaatcaacccttttgattgcttcaactaagcatctcaaatgttcctcgaatCACCACTTCTAGGTTAGCCTTCTAAGCACCGCActtagtttacctacacataggtggcaagcccctacactagggagaagtgacctctctctaaaaaaccatccttgatacttacttgaaatgacttgattgattgatccaagtgatggacttaacttaatGAATAACCTTGAAtctttctttaagtccttttctttctaattgtttaagtccttttctttcttccaaatgatctccaatcatcacttagaacttaaacttcatctccatcttgagtttgatcttgatcttccaatttgagtaccaaatgtgtgccaagtacactccacaatcaaatgaccttgtaatCATTGCTTGTCATACTTCTAGCTCatatcaaaaccaaacttaggtacctcaaatacttataaacatgattccaacttaagaacctttcaatcaaagtgactcttgatcaatccaataattgtcacttttctagcagattctgtACCTTTCAAAGATTAACTCATAACTCCCaatgtacagatccaaatacc
It encodes:
- the LOC136541362 gene encoding tetratricopeptide repeat protein SKI3-like isoform X1 — encoded protein: MPETAAETNLRRQLEQTLAAEPSSPLHHYNLGVFLWDRAEAEQEGDGEEARKLRTAASEHFLAAAKLNPNDGVPFRFLGHHYARGGDNQRAAKCYQRAVTLNPDDAEAGETLCDVLDVEGKESLELAVCKEAAGKSPRAFWAFRRLGYLQVHQRKWSEAIQSLQHAIRGYPTCADLWEALGLAYHRLGMFTAAVKSYGRAIELDSSRVFALIESGNIQLMLGYFRKGVEQFRSALEMAPCNHSAYFGLASALLAWARNCVTTGAFGWAASLLKEASEASRICTSLTGNLSCVWKLHGDVQLALARCFPWVDGKTKRGMDAQMFKDSVQEWRNTCLSAANGAKLSYQRALHLTPWEANVHNDMAICLDLICSMDDNNILNPNVWELPEKMSLGALMLEPVNKDFWVTLGSMSSYLALKQHSFIRALHLDMSLSEAWACLGKIYRQSGDKQLAKQAFDRARSIDPSLALPWAGMSAENYHQSGPVNESFESCLRAVQILPLPEFQIGLGTIAARSSNLLSPQVLMAVRQSVQRAPHYPESHNLNGLISEVRLDFQSAITFYLQARFALGMMYNSKSDNRQAFADVSVNLARALCKAGLATDAARECEELRYQGLLSVDGLQIYALALWKIGQSKEALSVSRSLAENLSGIKAESATAAWGFICTLTYGISGKDSAAAIIHKLPGQLNYNSQLKFIISALDALHPTKRLQLPQLNMPPKRTAYEVMSEVHSNIALGKAIGAEFDKPLKVDGSLSYLKKVLHMYPDCSLVRNQLGSLLLWSGDWMASHKAIRVTSLSSHGHTSSLGLRSPHHVQACAMVSCYATCPTYTKFSFATCEHQYLSGPDAIHHLQRWVHCEPWNQDARYLLVLAIFQKAREEKYPKHICVILKKLIMQVLSNISNPHEKEAMQYEVFLLLLLSSEVCLQSLDYENCIAQAKEALRTTPSSRVDTFFAHLQLCRAYAVQGDLLNSRNEYLECLRNHTNTEIGWVMLKQLESACSLEGSSDEIDINLRECVKRNGSDSSKWASLFNLACAQCFLWDVNFESAEKALAQACTQVDPDSCILFLNGATCMEIARRFVAPQFISRAASSLRKAQQKSHASLPLVSLLLAQAEGSLGSKTKWEKNLRLEWFSWPPELRPAEVYFQMHLLARQSAAAVSQQNQLAETTQSPELWLLRAIHLNPSCPRYWKALLQQMDV
- the LOC136541362 gene encoding tetratricopeptide repeat protein SKI3-like isoform X2, with translation MPETAAETNLRRQLEQTLAAEPSSPLHHYNLGVFLWDRAEAEQEGDGEEARKLRTAASEHFLAAAKLNPNDGVPFRFLGHHYARGGDNQRAAKCYQRAVTLNPDDAEAGETLCDVLDVEGKESLELAVCKEAAGKSPRAFWAFRRLGYLQVHQRKWSEAIQSLQHAIRGYPTCADLWEALGLAYHRLGMFTAAVKSYGRAIELDSSRVFALIESGNIQLMLGYFRKGVEQFRSALEMAPCNHSAYFGLASALLAWARNCVTTGAFGWAASLLKEASEASRICTSLTGNLSCVWKLHGDVQLALARCFPWVDGKTKRGMDAQMFKDSVQEWRNTCLSAANGAKLSYQRALHLTPWEANVHNDMAICLDLICSMDDNNILNPNVWELPEKMSLGALMLEPVNKDFWVTLGSMSSYLALKQHSFIRALHLDMSLSEAWACLGKIYRQSGDKQLAKQAFDRARSIDPSLALPWAGMSAENYHQSGSSPVNESFESCLRAVQILPLPEFQIGLGTIAARSSNLLSPQVLMAVRQSVQRAPHYPESHNLNGLISEVRLDFQSAITFYLQARFALGMMYNSKSDNRQAFADVSVNLARALCKAGLATDAARECEELRYQGLLSVDGLQIYALALWKIGQSKEALSVSRSLAENLSGIKAESATAAWGFICTLTYGISGKDSAAAIIHKLPGQLNYNSQLKFIISALDALHPTKRLQLPQLNMPPKRTAYEVMSEVHSNIALGKAIGAEFDKPLKVDGSLSYLKKVLHMYPDCSLVRNQLGSLLLWSGDWMASHKAIRVTSLSSHGHTSSLGLRSPHHVQACAMVSCYATCPTYTKFSFATCEHQYLSGPDAIHHLQRWVHCEPWNQDARYLLVLAIFQKAREEKYPKHICVILKKLIMQVLSNISNPHEKEAMQYEVFLLLLLSSEVCLQSLDYENCIAQAKEALRTTPSSRVDTFFAHLQLCRAYAVQGDLLNSRNEYLECLRNHTNTEIGWVMLKQLESACSLEGSSDEIDINLRECVKRNGSDSSKWASLFNLACAQCFLWDVNFESAEKALAQACTQVDPDSCILFLNGATCMEIARRFVAPQFISRAASSLRKAQQKSHASLPLVSLLLAQAEGSLGSKTKWEKNLRLEWFSWPPELRPAEVYFQMHLLARQSAAAVSQQNQLAETTQSPELWLLRAIHLNPSCPRYWKALLQQMDLNTLGVAAVLAFSTTVPLSEIAFAVLLLPYLLVLARLAFPQRPGKPNPAAPVFPGAGGRLTLAVHTAVGFVVGAALPALYILDGPRAEDTAGVAAAAPHAFLLSAQLFTEGIAAAWPGTFSLPVRAAMPVMYSARQMFAASEWLREEMQERDDLVRGPPVPPRRVVASRALAAANLAFWGFNLFAFLLPFYLPRALRRYYLGSDHEDDGGAHAHLKQQQGEGKKDS